The DNA sequence CTTCTATCTTTGGTATTGATTCGGCCTTATAACCCTCAACAAGAACAATATCCATATCTTGTAAATAGGTGCTTACAATATCTGATAGGAGAAATTCTCCGGCTGTCCAGCGAATAATACCCATCATTGATTGAGAAGACACCACAACCGCATCAGCTCCCGCCTGTGAATACAACCAACTATCCTTACCTTTTGTATCTAATTCAATATGATGATGACTATGTTTAATTGTGGCGAGTTTATAACCTCTCAATTTCAATTCTTTAACGAGTCTTACCATAAGGGTAGTTTTCCCACTGTTAGATCTGCCTACAATAGACATTACTAGAGTTTTTGGTTTCATAATCCATAAATTATAAAAAATACATTTCAAAAACAAACTAAATTCTGTTAATTCTTCATCAACAGTTGCGTTACGTGGATCAGATTTCACCTTGACAACCTATTTTTGTTTAAGTACACTTTATTACACTTTTAACTATATTTTAGTTTTTACCATTAATTTCTTTATGTTCGCTGTGTATGGATAATGCGGAAAAAACAGTAGATAGGCGACAGCTTTTTAAAGACTTATTTGCCTTCATGGGTAACACAGTCGCAGACTATGCTCAGAAAAAAGTTAATCGCATAATGCCCAAAGGAGAGTATTTGCGGCCTCCCGGCGCAGTCGAAGAAGCAGAATTTCTCTCCTTGTGTACCCGATGTGATGAGTGTATTAAAGTATGTCCTGCAAAGGCTATCAAGAGATCTACTGGACTGGCAGATGTAGCCATAGGCACGCCTATTATTATACCGAAGGAAAGTCCGTGTGTTTTATGCAATGGGTTACTTTGTAGTGCGGCTTGTAAAGAAGGTGCTCTAAAACCTATCGAACGGGTGGACAATGTCAGGATAGGTATCGCAAAAATTAACCGGTCACAATGTTTAGCATGGGGAGATCAGGATTGCCAACTATGCTTTATAAAATGCCCTCTCCGTGGAGATGCAATATATCAGGAAGATGGCAAGCCGGTGATTAACCCTGATAAATGTGTCGGTTGCGGGGTTTGTGAGCATGCCTGCCATACAATAAATAATATTTGTGCTATTAAGATTACTACAAAAAGATGACTTTCCGCCTTTACTAAGGACATAGTTGAATATGCATTAAAGGGAGAATTCAATGCAAGATTGTAAAATTCCTTTTACCTGTGAGCTTTGCGAGAAACAATTATCTTGCCAATTAGATCAAATAGAACACAACAAATGGGTAATTGTTCAACGGATGAAAGAGATTACCTATAAAATTGTTGTGATGAGCAATAAAGGCGGGGTAGGTAAAAGTACGGTAACAACAAACCTTGGCGTTGCCTTGGCTCAGAAGGGTTATAAGGTTGGAATAGCTGATGCAGATATCCATGGTCCTAATATCCCGATAATGTTAGGCGTAGAAGGGAAACGGCTCAAGGGAAACAGTGGCGGCGTGCTACCCTTGGAAGTATTGCCAAATTTAAAAGTTGCCTCTCTTTCCTTTTTAATCGAAGACCCATCAATGCCGGTTATTTGGAGAGATTCTGCAAAATGGGATTTTCTTTGTGAATTAATGGGAAGCGTATGTTGGGGAAATTTAGATTATCTCTTGGTAGATTTACCACCGGGAACCGGAAACGAGGCTATTTCTATTATAGAACTTATTGGAAAAGTAGATGGTTCCGTAATAGTTACAACTCCACAAGATGTGGTTTTATTAGATGTAAAAAAAGCTGTACTCTTTTCCCGAGACAGTAATGTTCCTATTATCGGGGTTGTTGAGAACATGAGTAGCCTTGTATGCCCTCATTGTAGCCAGCATATCAACGTATTTAAAACAGGTGGAGGGGAAAAAATTTGTGCGGAGTTAGGCGTAGCATTTCTTGGTAAGATACCTTTAGATCCGGGAATTACAGAAAAATGCGATAATGGCGAAGCCTTTGTGGCAGCCTATCCCAATTCTGATGCAGCAAAGTCATTTGAGAAAATCGTTAAAAAGTGTGAAGAATTCGTTAAAACCCGTAAGGATGAAGCAGATAAAGTTACTGAATTTCGGGAGATTCCTCTTTTAGGTAAGATACCAGTAGATCCGGATTTTATTGAGGGATCCAATAAATCATTAATTTAGCAACTCTACCGATATCGAATAAATTATAATTTAAAGGAACAAGTATGCTTTAGTGTTTTTTCAGTAGAAATACATAAGAGTGCTCAATCTTGCACCATCTCTTCTACCGCATTTCGAAGCATCCCCTTCCCAAAACCATTTTTATAAATGAATAATTCAACGGTAATGGTAAAGGTAGCGATATGTTTCGCTCGATAAAAAACAAATTAATCTTTCTCTTCTTGATCGCAGTCCTTACACCATTATTGGTAATGCGACTCATCGCATATCCTACAGCACGAAAATCCTTTCAAGAAACAACCATTAGTAATCTACAATTAGTCGGCTCTAAGAGAGTATCACAGATACATGATTGGTTAAACACGCTGCGAAATACCGCTGAGCATCTTACTCATAATTTACCCCTGATATCTGCCACCGATTTAACAAAAGTGCCGGCTGATACTATTTTACAATTCATCGCTCACATTTCTCCCGAAGTAAATTTTCACGAATTTATCGTGAGCGATACATCTGGCATCATCACAGCATCAACAAATGAGAGGCTTATAAAATTAGACATATCTCACAGTGAAGGCTTTCAACATGCCATAAAGGGTATATCATATATTTCAGATACTCATTCTTCACTTTTTCATGGTCAGGGTAAACTGACAAATCAGCCATCAGGGTTACTTCCAGTCTGTATCTCTCTGCCTATAAGAGGAAATGGTAAAAATGTATCAGGGGTAATGATGATCCAAACTGATTTATCTTTTCTTAAGAAGGAATGGAAAGAAATACCTTACGGATATAATTATGATGTATATATTATTAATCAACATGGCGTGGTGATCTCTGAATTAAATTATGCGAAGCAATCGAAGGATATAAAGGATGCTAAAAAAAATACCATGTTGGAACTTGCAGTTGTTGAGCCCCAAACTAAAAAATTTACAAAAAGTGTAATCTCCTGCCTGAAAGGCAATGATGGGTTTGATGTAGACGGCTATATAAGCTACACAGGAGAAAAAGTGCTGGGGGTATGGTTTTGGATCCCTGAACTTAAATGGGGTATCATTACAGAAATTAGCGTTGATAAAATATCCTTGGCAATGAATAGCTTAAAAAATCCCTTTTTAAAGATACTTTCTTACTTAACCATTGCCGGAGTAATTTTGGCAGTTGCTGGAATTGTATTCGCCTTTTTCATTGGAGAAAAGATAGCCAATCCCATTATGGAATTAATAATTGCAACCCGTAAAATGTCGGCAGGAGATTTATCGCAACGAGTAGTGGTAAAAACACAAGATGAAGTACGGGAATTAGGAGATGCGTTCAATGTAATGGCAGAATCGGTACAGGAAAAGACATCAAAGTTGCAAGAGACAACGAACTTTTTAAATAGTATTCTGGTTGGCTCTACCGAGCATTCAATTATTGCAAGTGACCTTGATGGAAACATTCTGGCGTTCAATGAGGGTGCAAAAAGAATGTATGGGTATGAGCCGGAAGAATTAATTCGTAAGTCGGGTATTCAAATATTGTATACAAAAGAAGACGTTACATCAGGTAAGGTTAGAAAGATACTGGAAACAACATTATTGACAGGCAGATACAAAAACGAACTGCAATTAATTCGGAAGAACGGGGAAATATTTACCGGATACACAACCTTTACAACTCGACAATCCACGGATGGAAAACCAATTGGTTTTGTAATGATTGCGAGGGATATAACAGAGCAAAAATTATTAGAACAAATACTCCATAATTATACGATGCAACTCGAGAAGATTGTTGAGGAAAGAACGCAAAAACTAAGGATATCAGAAGAAAAGTATAGACGCCTTTTTGAAACGAGTAAGGATGTTGTATTTTTCTGCGATACTGAATGTCAATTTATAGATATTAATCAAGCCGGTGTGGATTTGTTTGAGTATGAATCGAAAAATGAGATTTTAAAATTAAACTTAATCCTGCACCTGTTCTTCAGCCCAATTGAAGGAAAAGCAATGAAGGAAATGGTATGTAAGAACGGTTTTGTTAAGGATTA is a window from the Candidatus Jettenia sp. genome containing:
- the mobB gene encoding molybdopterin-guanine dinucleotide biosynthesis protein B, giving the protein MKSDPRNATVDEELTEFSLFLKCIFYNLWIMKPKTLVMSIVGRSNSGKTTLMVRLVKELKLRGYKLATIKHSHHHIELDTKGKDSWLYSQAGADAVVVSSQSMMGIIRWTAGEFLLSDIVSTYLQDMDIVLVEGYKAESIPKIEVFRTEVSTELVCKEDKNLIAVIGDKDPKLGIPFFHIDDKASSIVNFILSDLKI
- a CDS encoding PAS domain S-box protein, with the protein product MFRSIKNKLIFLFLIAVLTPLLVMRLIAYPTARKSFQETTISNLQLVGSKRVSQIHDWLNTLRNTAEHLTHNLPLISATDLTKVPADTILQFIAHISPEVNFHEFIVSDTSGIITASTNERLIKLDISHSEGFQHAIKGISYISDTHSSLFHGQGKLTNQPSGLLPVCISLPIRGNGKNVSGVMMIQTDLSFLKKEWKEIPYGYNYDVYIINQHGVVISELNYAKQSKDIKDAKKNTMLELAVVEPQTKKFTKSVISCLKGNDGFDVDGYISYTGEKVLGVWFWIPELKWGIITEISVDKISLAMNSLKNPFLKILSYLTIAGVILAVAGIVFAFFIGEKIANPIMELIIATRKMSAGDLSQRVVVKTQDEVRELGDAFNVMAESVQEKTSKLQETTNFLNSILVGSTEHSIIASDLDGNILAFNEGAKRMYGYEPEELIRKSGIQILYTKEDVTSGKVRKILETTLLTGRYKNELQLIRKNGEIFTGYTTFTTRQSTDGKPIGFVMIARDITEQKLLEQILHNYTMQLEKIVEERTQKLRISEEKYRRLFETSKDVVFFCDTECQFIDINQAGVDLFEYESKNEILKLNLILHLFFSPIEGKAMKEMVCKNGFVKDYEVELKKKDGTKVPCMMTSNLRRDERNNIIGYEGIIIDLTERKRIEQEKDIMNNINKILASKLDIREVYKSFSEELNKVINFDRMSITLLDEKRDELLIFAVSKEYSASKLEEGLHYSKYGTLAGKVVDNGEVYMVKDTSQGPFSTDPILFKEGIKSRLSFPLICKGEIIGSLNFGSKNIHNYSENHVDIINKIAPQLAIAIDNTRLFDKIKESEEKYRNLVEDIEDVIFRLDKTGRYLFLNSALKNVTGYDPQEFYDNPSIAKEIIHKYDIELVKETIQNVLNGDLKVSKDLEYRIYCKNKDELWVSQNTYPIKNKKGSIIGIEGIIRDITDKKKIEEQIRRSERLASIGELAASIAHEIRNPLGAISNSVCMLKRDLALKDDDQRLFEMVVEETDRLNSIITNFLTFAHPAEYLFVKSDIIEIIDETLFLLQQDARFNDEIKITKAYENNIPKIYMDQNWIRKVFWNLLANSIDAMPKGGQIFIRVRRPKIPNNDEIEIVVADNGKGIAPENIKKIFEPFFTTKKSKGTGLGLSIVHRIVDNHSGVIDVKSKRNKGTVFTIRLPIKNKQVKTISA
- a CDS encoding 4Fe-4S dicluster domain-containing protein, with product MDNAEKTVDRRQLFKDLFAFMGNTVADYAQKKVNRIMPKGEYLRPPGAVEEAEFLSLCTRCDECIKVCPAKAIKRSTGLADVAIGTPIIIPKESPCVLCNGLLCSAACKEGALKPIERVDNVRIGIAKINRSQCLAWGDQDCQLCFIKCPLRGDAIYQEDGKPVINPDKCVGCGVCEHACHTINNICAIKITTKR
- a CDS encoding Mrp/NBP35 family ATP-binding protein, with protein sequence MQDCKIPFTCELCEKQLSCQLDQIEHNKWVIVQRMKEITYKIVVMSNKGGVGKSTVTTNLGVALAQKGYKVGIADADIHGPNIPIMLGVEGKRLKGNSGGVLPLEVLPNLKVASLSFLIEDPSMPVIWRDSAKWDFLCELMGSVCWGNLDYLLVDLPPGTGNEAISIIELIGKVDGSVIVTTPQDVVLLDVKKAVLFSRDSNVPIIGVVENMSSLVCPHCSQHINVFKTGGGEKICAELGVAFLGKIPLDPGITEKCDNGEAFVAAYPNSDAAKSFEKIVKKCEEFVKTRKDEADKVTEFREIPLLGKIPVDPDFIEGSNKSLI